The following coding sequences are from one Neodiprion lecontei isolate iyNeoLeco1 chromosome 7, iyNeoLeco1.1, whole genome shotgun sequence window:
- the LOC107220185 gene encoding glucose transporter type 1 isoform X11, with amino-acid sequence MVSLPPSLQKQVSVMSMNLSAKLDELQRGDRQLETTVALCEIRTQLQELTKSVESCQSEVSEVKRDMVAIKHELDTVQQVKEEIEELREYVDRLEEHSHRRKLRLLEQGLTLFLSYAILAAVLGMLQFGYNTGVINAPEVNIENFMKDVYKDRYGEDIKESAVKRLYSVAVSIFAIGGMLGGFSGGMIANRFGRKGGLLLNNVLGIVGACLMGCTKIANSYEILFLGRFIIGVNCGLNTSLVPMYISEIAPLNLRGGLGTVNQLAVTVGLLVSQVLGIEQILGTRDRWPVLLGLAICPAILQLLLLPFCPESPRYLLITKQWEEEARKALRRLRASNQVEEDIEEMRAEERAQQAEASISMTELICSPTLRAPLVIGVVMQLSQQLSGINAVFYYSTDLFMSSGLTEESAKFATIGIGAIMVGMTLVSIPLMDRTGRRTLHLYGLGGMFIFSIFITISFLIKEFFGFVQEMIDWMSYLSVVSTLSFVVFFAVGPGSIPWMITAELFSQGPRPAAMSIAVLVNWMANFLVGICFPSMKTALDTYTFLPFSAFLAIFWIFTYKKVPETKNKTFEEILALFRHGNDRSSLRESRLYGSMLNCVNALEEHIPPAESAALMVAEEKPHPDSFVFAAGSERSSIAPAQPERPPPPLPPPRFPNSGV; translated from the exons ATGGTCTCCCTACCTCCCAG TCTGCAGAAGCAGGTCAGCGTGATGAGTATGAACTTGAGTGCCAAGCTGGATGAGCTGCAGCGGGGCGACCGCCAGCTAGAAACAACTGTTGCACTATGTGAAATTCGAACCCAACTGCAGGAGCTTACCAAGAGCGTAGAGTCTTGTCAGAGCGAAGTCAGTGAAGTAAAACGCGACATGGTGGCAATCAAG CACGAGTTAGACACGGTTCAACAGGTGAAGGAAGAGATAGAAGAATTACGGGAGTATGTGGATCGTCTGGAAGAGCATTCCCATCGAAGAAAGCTTAGACTACTTGAACAG GGGTTGACATTATTCCTGTCGTATGCAATTCTGGCAGCAGTACTTGGCATGCTACAGTTTGGATACAACACTGGTGTTATCAATGCTCCCGAAGTG AATATTGAGAACTTCATGAAGGATGTGTACAAAGATAGGTATGGGGAAGACATTAAAGAGAGCGCAGTTAAGAGGTTGTACTCAGTTGCGGTCAGTATATTCGCCATTGGCGGTATGCTTGGCGGTTTTAGTGGAGGGATGATTGCCAACAGATTTGGCAG AAAGGGGGGCTTACTGCTAAACAACGTGCTGGGCATCGTCGGGGCATGCCTTATGGGTTGCACCAAAATTGCCAACTCGTATGAAATCCTGTTCCTCGGCCGGTTCATCATCGGTGTTAATTGTGGCTTAAACACCTCCTTGGTTCCCATGTACATATCGGAAATAGCACCACTGAACTTGAGAGGCGGCCTGGGCACGGTGAACCAGCTCGCTGTTACGGTGGGCCTCCTGGTCTCCCAGGTGTTGGGCATCGAGCAGATTCTTGGCACAAGAGATCGCTGGCCGGTTCTTTTAGGTTTGGCCATCTGCCCTGCCATCCTGcagctattattattaccattttGTCCAGAATCTCCCAG ATACTTGCTCATAACAAAGCAATGGGAAGAGGAAGCAAGGAAAGCCTTGAGAAGGCTGAGAGCTAGTAATCAAGTGGAAGAAGATATTGAAGAGATGAGAGCAGAGGAACGTGCTCAACAGGCAGAAGCTTCCATTTCAATGACAGAACTCATATGCAGTCCAACATTAAGGGCTCCTCTGGTTATTGGTGTTGTTATGCAGTTGTCACAACAGCTGTCCGGTATTAACGCA GTTTTTTACTATTCTACAGATCTGTTCATGAGTTCTGGATTGACCGAAGAGAGTGCGAAGTTTGCAACCATTGGTATCGGAGCCATCATGGTTGGTATGACTCTGGTCTCGATTCCACTGATGGACAGGACAGGACGACGCACCCTCCACTTGTACGGTCTAGGCGGGATGTTCATCTTCTCCATCTTCATAACGATTTCGTTCCTAATAAAG GAGTTTTTCGGTTTCGTGCAGGAAATGATTGACTGGATGTCTTACCTTTCGGTGGTCTCGACACTCAGTTTCGTCGTATTCTTTGCCGTGGGACCTGGATCCATTCCCTGGATGATCACAGCAGAGCTATTCTCCCAGGGTCCTAGGCCAGCAGCCATGTCCATTGCTGTACTCGTTAATTGGATGGCCAATTTCCTGGTCGGCATATGTTTTCCAAGCATGAAG ACTGCGCTAGACACCTACACGTTCCTGCCATTCAGTGCATTCTTAGCTATCTTTTGGATATTCACGTACAAGAAGGTTCCCGAAACGAAGAATAAAACGTTCGAAGAAATCCTTGCCTTGTTCAGACATGGTAACGACAG GAGCAGCTTGCGGGAAAGCAGATTATACGG GAGCATGCTAAACTGTGTGAATGCGTTAGAGGAGCACATACC
- the LOC107220185 gene encoding glucose transporter type 1 isoform X5 — protein MADSRGPNPISQLWTATVSPEPDSECLYEEISGLSVGHELERSEEGSEGGHRRNGAGGDRGVLDYTSRVEKQYAVRGCYGESGPGAALDAAATLKLTRGRTARYVSPHYQYGAGQIAERPSGRSPRDRFNRGSFSNETQEEIQEDDEATLRELLVSLQKQVSVMSMNLSAKLDELQRGDRQLETTVALCEIRTQLQELTKSVESCQSEVSEVKRDMVAIKHELDTVQQVKEEIEELREYVDRLEEHSHRRKLRLLEQGLTLFLSYAILAAVLGMLQFGYNTGVINAPEVNIENFMKDVYKDRYGEDIKESAVKRLYSVAVSIFAIGGMLGGFSGGMIANRFGRKGGLLLNNVLGIVGACLMGCTKIANSYEILFLGRFIIGVNCGLNTSLVPMYISEIAPLNLRGGLGTVNQLAVTVGLLVSQVLGIEQILGTRDRWPVLLGLAICPAILQLLLLPFCPESPRYLLITKQWEEEARKALRRLRASNQVEEDIEEMRAEERAQQAEASISMTELICSPTLRAPLVIGVVMQLSQQLSGINAVFYYSTDLFMSSGLTEESAKFATIGIGAIMVGMTLVSIPLMDRTGRRTLHLYGLGGMFIFSIFITISFLIKEMIDWMSYLSVVSTLSFVVFFAVGPGSIPWMITAELFSQGPRPAAMSIAVLVNWMANFLVGICFPSMKTALDTYTFLPFSAFLAIFWIFTYKKVPETKNKTFEEILALFRHGNDRSMLNCVNALEEHIPPAESAALMVAEEKPHPDSFVFAAGSERSSIAPAQPERPPPPLPPPRFPNSGV, from the exons ATGGCCGATTCACGCGGCCCCAACCCAATAAGTCAGTTGTGGACCGCGACAGTGTCTCCCGAACCGGACTCGGAGTGTCTGTACGAGGAGATATCAGGCCTCTCCGTGGGTCATGAATTAGAAAGATCGGAGGAAGGGAGCGAGGGTGGTCATAGGAGGAACGGCGCGGGAGGGGATAGGGGAGTCCTCGATTATACGTCCAGGGTGGAGAAGCAATATGCGGTGCGAGGGTGTTACGGGGAGTCTGGACCAGGCGCCGCACTCGACGCGGCTGCCACCCTCAAGCTGACGAGGGGTCGAACTGCTCGCTACGTCTCGCCCCATTACCAATACGGTGCAGGTCAGATCGCAGAGCGCCCTAGCGGCAGGTCACCACGCGACCGTTTCAACCGCGGCTCCTTCAGTAATGAGACGCAGGAAGAAATACAAGAGGACGATGAAGCCACTCTTAGGGAGTTGCTTGTAAG TCTGCAGAAGCAGGTCAGCGTGATGAGTATGAACTTGAGTGCCAAGCTGGATGAGCTGCAGCGGGGCGACCGCCAGCTAGAAACAACTGTTGCACTATGTGAAATTCGAACCCAACTGCAGGAGCTTACCAAGAGCGTAGAGTCTTGTCAGAGCGAAGTCAGTGAAGTAAAACGCGACATGGTGGCAATCAAG CACGAGTTAGACACGGTTCAACAGGTGAAGGAAGAGATAGAAGAATTACGGGAGTATGTGGATCGTCTGGAAGAGCATTCCCATCGAAGAAAGCTTAGACTACTTGAACAG GGGTTGACATTATTCCTGTCGTATGCAATTCTGGCAGCAGTACTTGGCATGCTACAGTTTGGATACAACACTGGTGTTATCAATGCTCCCGAAGTG AATATTGAGAACTTCATGAAGGATGTGTACAAAGATAGGTATGGGGAAGACATTAAAGAGAGCGCAGTTAAGAGGTTGTACTCAGTTGCGGTCAGTATATTCGCCATTGGCGGTATGCTTGGCGGTTTTAGTGGAGGGATGATTGCCAACAGATTTGGCAG AAAGGGGGGCTTACTGCTAAACAACGTGCTGGGCATCGTCGGGGCATGCCTTATGGGTTGCACCAAAATTGCCAACTCGTATGAAATCCTGTTCCTCGGCCGGTTCATCATCGGTGTTAATTGTGGCTTAAACACCTCCTTGGTTCCCATGTACATATCGGAAATAGCACCACTGAACTTGAGAGGCGGCCTGGGCACGGTGAACCAGCTCGCTGTTACGGTGGGCCTCCTGGTCTCCCAGGTGTTGGGCATCGAGCAGATTCTTGGCACAAGAGATCGCTGGCCGGTTCTTTTAGGTTTGGCCATCTGCCCTGCCATCCTGcagctattattattaccattttGTCCAGAATCTCCCAG ATACTTGCTCATAACAAAGCAATGGGAAGAGGAAGCAAGGAAAGCCTTGAGAAGGCTGAGAGCTAGTAATCAAGTGGAAGAAGATATTGAAGAGATGAGAGCAGAGGAACGTGCTCAACAGGCAGAAGCTTCCATTTCAATGACAGAACTCATATGCAGTCCAACATTAAGGGCTCCTCTGGTTATTGGTGTTGTTATGCAGTTGTCACAACAGCTGTCCGGTATTAACGCA GTTTTTTACTATTCTACAGATCTGTTCATGAGTTCTGGATTGACCGAAGAGAGTGCGAAGTTTGCAACCATTGGTATCGGAGCCATCATGGTTGGTATGACTCTGGTCTCGATTCCACTGATGGACAGGACAGGACGACGCACCCTCCACTTGTACGGTCTAGGCGGGATGTTCATCTTCTCCATCTTCATAACGATTTCGTTCCTAATAAAG GAAATGATTGACTGGATGTCTTACCTTTCGGTGGTCTCGACACTCAGTTTCGTCGTATTCTTTGCCGTGGGACCTGGATCCATTCCCTGGATGATCACAGCAGAGCTATTCTCCCAGGGTCCTAGGCCAGCAGCCATGTCCATTGCTGTACTCGTTAATTGGATGGCCAATTTCCTGGTCGGCATATGTTTTCCAAGCATGAAG ACTGCGCTAGACACCTACACGTTCCTGCCATTCAGTGCATTCTTAGCTATCTTTTGGATATTCACGTACAAGAAGGTTCCCGAAACGAAGAATAAAACGTTCGAAGAAATCCTTGCCTTGTTCAGACATGGTAACGACAG GAGCATGCTAAACTGTGTGAATGCGTTAGAGGAGCACATACC
- the LOC107220185 gene encoding glucose transporter type 1 isoform X6, which produces MADSRGPNPISQLWTATVSPEPDSECLYEEISGLSVGHELERSEEGSEGGHRRNGAGGDRGVLDYTSRVEKQYAVRGCYGESGPGAALDAAATLKLTRGRTARYVSPHYQYGAGQIAERPSGRSPRDRFNRGSFSNETQEEIQEDDEATLRELLVSLQKQVSVMSMNLSAKLDELQRGDRQLETTVALCEIRTQLQELTKSVESCQSEVSEVKRDMVAIKHELDTVQQVKEEIEELREYVDRLEEHSHRRKLRLLEQGLTLFLSYAILAAVLGMLQFGYNTGVINAPEVNIENFMKDVYKDRYGEDIKESAVKRLYSVAVSIFAIGGMLGGFSGGMIANRFGRKGGLLLNNVLGIVGACLMGCTKIANSYEILFLGRFIIGVNCGLNTSLVPMYISEIAPLNLRGGLGTVNQLAVTVGLLVSQVLGIEQILGTRDRWPVLLGLAICPAILQLLLLPFCPESPRYLLITKQWEEEARKALRRLRASNQVEEDIEEMRAEERAQQAEASISMTELICSPTLRAPLVIGVVMQLSQQLSGINAVFYYSTDLFMSSGLTEESAKFATIGIGAIMVGMTLVSIPLMDRTGRRTLHLYGLGGMFIFSIFITISFLIKEFFGFVQEMIDWMSYLSVVSTLSFVVFFAVGPGSIPWMITAELFSQGPRPAAMSIAVLVNWMANFLVGICFPSMKTALDTYTFLPFSAFLAIFWIFTYKKVPETKNKTFEEILALFRHGNDRSSLRESRLYGCVCSWLRAIFHRSRSAGETTAPASPATLSEQRCLTMGNSS; this is translated from the exons ATGGCCGATTCACGCGGCCCCAACCCAATAAGTCAGTTGTGGACCGCGACAGTGTCTCCCGAACCGGACTCGGAGTGTCTGTACGAGGAGATATCAGGCCTCTCCGTGGGTCATGAATTAGAAAGATCGGAGGAAGGGAGCGAGGGTGGTCATAGGAGGAACGGCGCGGGAGGGGATAGGGGAGTCCTCGATTATACGTCCAGGGTGGAGAAGCAATATGCGGTGCGAGGGTGTTACGGGGAGTCTGGACCAGGCGCCGCACTCGACGCGGCTGCCACCCTCAAGCTGACGAGGGGTCGAACTGCTCGCTACGTCTCGCCCCATTACCAATACGGTGCAGGTCAGATCGCAGAGCGCCCTAGCGGCAGGTCACCACGCGACCGTTTCAACCGCGGCTCCTTCAGTAATGAGACGCAGGAAGAAATACAAGAGGACGATGAAGCCACTCTTAGGGAGTTGCTTGTAAG TCTGCAGAAGCAGGTCAGCGTGATGAGTATGAACTTGAGTGCCAAGCTGGATGAGCTGCAGCGGGGCGACCGCCAGCTAGAAACAACTGTTGCACTATGTGAAATTCGAACCCAACTGCAGGAGCTTACCAAGAGCGTAGAGTCTTGTCAGAGCGAAGTCAGTGAAGTAAAACGCGACATGGTGGCAATCAAG CACGAGTTAGACACGGTTCAACAGGTGAAGGAAGAGATAGAAGAATTACGGGAGTATGTGGATCGTCTGGAAGAGCATTCCCATCGAAGAAAGCTTAGACTACTTGAACAG GGGTTGACATTATTCCTGTCGTATGCAATTCTGGCAGCAGTACTTGGCATGCTACAGTTTGGATACAACACTGGTGTTATCAATGCTCCCGAAGTG AATATTGAGAACTTCATGAAGGATGTGTACAAAGATAGGTATGGGGAAGACATTAAAGAGAGCGCAGTTAAGAGGTTGTACTCAGTTGCGGTCAGTATATTCGCCATTGGCGGTATGCTTGGCGGTTTTAGTGGAGGGATGATTGCCAACAGATTTGGCAG AAAGGGGGGCTTACTGCTAAACAACGTGCTGGGCATCGTCGGGGCATGCCTTATGGGTTGCACCAAAATTGCCAACTCGTATGAAATCCTGTTCCTCGGCCGGTTCATCATCGGTGTTAATTGTGGCTTAAACACCTCCTTGGTTCCCATGTACATATCGGAAATAGCACCACTGAACTTGAGAGGCGGCCTGGGCACGGTGAACCAGCTCGCTGTTACGGTGGGCCTCCTGGTCTCCCAGGTGTTGGGCATCGAGCAGATTCTTGGCACAAGAGATCGCTGGCCGGTTCTTTTAGGTTTGGCCATCTGCCCTGCCATCCTGcagctattattattaccattttGTCCAGAATCTCCCAG ATACTTGCTCATAACAAAGCAATGGGAAGAGGAAGCAAGGAAAGCCTTGAGAAGGCTGAGAGCTAGTAATCAAGTGGAAGAAGATATTGAAGAGATGAGAGCAGAGGAACGTGCTCAACAGGCAGAAGCTTCCATTTCAATGACAGAACTCATATGCAGTCCAACATTAAGGGCTCCTCTGGTTATTGGTGTTGTTATGCAGTTGTCACAACAGCTGTCCGGTATTAACGCA GTTTTTTACTATTCTACAGATCTGTTCATGAGTTCTGGATTGACCGAAGAGAGTGCGAAGTTTGCAACCATTGGTATCGGAGCCATCATGGTTGGTATGACTCTGGTCTCGATTCCACTGATGGACAGGACAGGACGACGCACCCTCCACTTGTACGGTCTAGGCGGGATGTTCATCTTCTCCATCTTCATAACGATTTCGTTCCTAATAAAG GAGTTTTTCGGTTTCGTGCAGGAAATGATTGACTGGATGTCTTACCTTTCGGTGGTCTCGACACTCAGTTTCGTCGTATTCTTTGCCGTGGGACCTGGATCCATTCCCTGGATGATCACAGCAGAGCTATTCTCCCAGGGTCCTAGGCCAGCAGCCATGTCCATTGCTGTACTCGTTAATTGGATGGCCAATTTCCTGGTCGGCATATGTTTTCCAAGCATGAAG ACTGCGCTAGACACCTACACGTTCCTGCCATTCAGTGCATTCTTAGCTATCTTTTGGATATTCACGTACAAGAAGGTTCCCGAAACGAAGAATAAAACGTTCGAAGAAATCCTTGCCTTGTTCAGACATGGTAACGACAG GAGCAGCTTGCGGGAAAGCAGATTATACGG
- the LOC107220185 gene encoding glucose transporter type 1 isoform X12 produces the protein MSMNLSAKLDELQRGDRQLETTVALCEIRTQLQELTKSVESCQSEVSEVKRDMVAIKHELDTVQQVKEEIEELREYVDRLEEHSHRRKLRLLEQGLTLFLSYAILAAVLGMLQFGYNTGVINAPEVNIENFMKDVYKDRYGEDIKESAVKRLYSVAVSIFAIGGMLGGFSGGMIANRFGRKGGLLLNNVLGIVGACLMGCTKIANSYEILFLGRFIIGVNCGLNTSLVPMYISEIAPLNLRGGLGTVNQLAVTVGLLVSQVLGIEQILGTRDRWPVLLGLAICPAILQLLLLPFCPESPRYLLITKQWEEEARKALRRLRASNQVEEDIEEMRAEERAQQAEASISMTELICSPTLRAPLVIGVVMQLSQQLSGINAVFYYSTDLFMSSGLTEESAKFATIGIGAIMVGMTLVSIPLMDRTGRRTLHLYGLGGMFIFSIFITISFLIKEFFGFVQEMIDWMSYLSVVSTLSFVVFFAVGPGSIPWMITAELFSQGPRPAAMSIAVLVNWMANFLVGICFPSMKTALDTYTFLPFSAFLAIFWIFTYKKVPETKNKTFEEILALFRHGNDRSSLRESRLYGSMLNCVNALEEHIPPAESAALMVAEEKPHPDSFVFAAGSERSSIAPAQPERPPPPLPPPRFPNSGV, from the exons ATGAGTATGAACTTGAGTGCCAAGCTGGATGAGCTGCAGCGGGGCGACCGCCAGCTAGAAACAACTGTTGCACTATGTGAAATTCGAACCCAACTGCAGGAGCTTACCAAGAGCGTAGAGTCTTGTCAGAGCGAAGTCAGTGAAGTAAAACGCGACATGGTGGCAATCAAG CACGAGTTAGACACGGTTCAACAGGTGAAGGAAGAGATAGAAGAATTACGGGAGTATGTGGATCGTCTGGAAGAGCATTCCCATCGAAGAAAGCTTAGACTACTTGAACAG GGGTTGACATTATTCCTGTCGTATGCAATTCTGGCAGCAGTACTTGGCATGCTACAGTTTGGATACAACACTGGTGTTATCAATGCTCCCGAAGTG AATATTGAGAACTTCATGAAGGATGTGTACAAAGATAGGTATGGGGAAGACATTAAAGAGAGCGCAGTTAAGAGGTTGTACTCAGTTGCGGTCAGTATATTCGCCATTGGCGGTATGCTTGGCGGTTTTAGTGGAGGGATGATTGCCAACAGATTTGGCAG AAAGGGGGGCTTACTGCTAAACAACGTGCTGGGCATCGTCGGGGCATGCCTTATGGGTTGCACCAAAATTGCCAACTCGTATGAAATCCTGTTCCTCGGCCGGTTCATCATCGGTGTTAATTGTGGCTTAAACACCTCCTTGGTTCCCATGTACATATCGGAAATAGCACCACTGAACTTGAGAGGCGGCCTGGGCACGGTGAACCAGCTCGCTGTTACGGTGGGCCTCCTGGTCTCCCAGGTGTTGGGCATCGAGCAGATTCTTGGCACAAGAGATCGCTGGCCGGTTCTTTTAGGTTTGGCCATCTGCCCTGCCATCCTGcagctattattattaccattttGTCCAGAATCTCCCAG ATACTTGCTCATAACAAAGCAATGGGAAGAGGAAGCAAGGAAAGCCTTGAGAAGGCTGAGAGCTAGTAATCAAGTGGAAGAAGATATTGAAGAGATGAGAGCAGAGGAACGTGCTCAACAGGCAGAAGCTTCCATTTCAATGACAGAACTCATATGCAGTCCAACATTAAGGGCTCCTCTGGTTATTGGTGTTGTTATGCAGTTGTCACAACAGCTGTCCGGTATTAACGCA GTTTTTTACTATTCTACAGATCTGTTCATGAGTTCTGGATTGACCGAAGAGAGTGCGAAGTTTGCAACCATTGGTATCGGAGCCATCATGGTTGGTATGACTCTGGTCTCGATTCCACTGATGGACAGGACAGGACGACGCACCCTCCACTTGTACGGTCTAGGCGGGATGTTCATCTTCTCCATCTTCATAACGATTTCGTTCCTAATAAAG GAGTTTTTCGGTTTCGTGCAGGAAATGATTGACTGGATGTCTTACCTTTCGGTGGTCTCGACACTCAGTTTCGTCGTATTCTTTGCCGTGGGACCTGGATCCATTCCCTGGATGATCACAGCAGAGCTATTCTCCCAGGGTCCTAGGCCAGCAGCCATGTCCATTGCTGTACTCGTTAATTGGATGGCCAATTTCCTGGTCGGCATATGTTTTCCAAGCATGAAG ACTGCGCTAGACACCTACACGTTCCTGCCATTCAGTGCATTCTTAGCTATCTTTTGGATATTCACGTACAAGAAGGTTCCCGAAACGAAGAATAAAACGTTCGAAGAAATCCTTGCCTTGTTCAGACATGGTAACGACAG GAGCAGCTTGCGGGAAAGCAGATTATACGG GAGCATGCTAAACTGTGTGAATGCGTTAGAGGAGCACATACC